From a single Stackebrandtia endophytica genomic region:
- a CDS encoding MFS transporter, with translation MIATLRAYRSFSRPARLLMLNQYGINAGFYMLMPFLAEHLSSGLGLAGGLIGLVLGARNLSQQGMFAVGGALSDRYGAKPLIVAGCVLRTVGFASLGLVDSVPGLLIGAAATGAAGALFNPAVRTYLAAEAGERRVEAFACFNVFYQTGTLTGPVIGLALTLWDFRATSLTAATVFALLTIAQLRALPHRQAAEAKRDPITAGWRQALSNRRFMSFAIVMSAAYLLSFQVYLALPLALRGAGLDATEVAVATAAMFGCFGLITVLCQVRLTGWYRRRWSRARTLTTGLALMSAGFTLPMIAATVAAEARLVVTVAAVIACGITITVATMFTFPIEMDTIVTLSGNSHVGSHYGIHQTVAGIGITVGNIATGALLDAVNPILPWLGLVTIGAVATTAAAILFRSPDAVDSTPPKATVSAG, from the coding sequence ATGATCGCCACACTGCGCGCCTACCGGTCCTTCAGTCGGCCCGCGCGTCTGTTGATGCTCAACCAGTACGGGATCAACGCCGGGTTCTACATGCTCATGCCGTTTCTGGCCGAACACCTGTCATCCGGGCTCGGCCTCGCCGGCGGCCTGATCGGGCTGGTGTTGGGGGCTCGGAACCTCAGCCAACAGGGCATGTTCGCCGTCGGCGGCGCACTCTCCGACCGGTACGGTGCGAAACCGTTGATCGTGGCCGGATGCGTCCTGCGCACCGTCGGCTTCGCAAGCCTCGGACTGGTCGACTCGGTGCCCGGCCTACTGATCGGAGCCGCCGCCACCGGCGCGGCCGGTGCCCTCTTCAACCCGGCGGTGCGCACCTATCTGGCCGCCGAGGCGGGCGAGCGACGCGTCGAGGCGTTCGCATGTTTCAACGTGTTCTACCAGACCGGCACCCTCACCGGCCCCGTCATCGGACTCGCGTTGACACTGTGGGACTTCCGGGCGACCTCCCTGACCGCGGCGACGGTGTTCGCGCTGCTGACCATCGCCCAACTGCGCGCACTGCCACACCGACAAGCCGCCGAAGCCAAACGCGACCCCATCACCGCCGGCTGGCGACAGGCACTGTCCAACCGTCGATTCATGTCCTTCGCGATCGTGATGTCCGCCGCCTACCTACTGTCCTTTCAGGTCTACCTCGCGCTGCCGTTGGCGCTGCGCGGCGCCGGACTGGACGCCACCGAGGTCGCCGTCGCGACGGCGGCGATGTTCGGCTGCTTCGGCCTGATCACGGTGCTGTGTCAAGTACGCCTCACCGGCTGGTATCGACGACGTTGGAGCCGCGCCCGAACCCTCACCACCGGACTGGCACTCATGTCCGCCGGATTCACGTTGCCGATGATCGCCGCGACCGTGGCGGCGGAGGCTCGACTGGTGGTGACGGTGGCGGCGGTGATCGCCTGCGGCATCACGATCACCGTGGCGACCATGTTCACCTTCCCCATCGAGATGGACACCATCGTCACGCTCTCCGGCAACAGTCACGTAGGCAGCCACTACGGCATCCATCAGACCGTCGCCGGAATCGGCATCACCGTCGGCAACATCGCCACCGGCGCACTGTTGGACGCGGTCAACCCGATCCTGCCGTGGCTGGGCCTGGTGACGATCGGAGCGGTGGCCACCACGGCGGCGGCCATCCTGTTCCGGTCCCCGGACGCGGTGGACTCGACGCCACCGAAGGCGACGGTGTCAGCCGGCTGA
- a CDS encoding PLP-dependent cysteine synthase family protein, with translation MSIVHINPALNRPLPGSSCRSPVELVGNTPVLWVSEPFASGERGFWAKLEGNNPGGIKDRAALHVVAEARRRGELAPDAPIIESTSGTFGLGLALAGTQFGHPVTVVTDPGLEPMMRSMLAAYGATVIVVPEPHPIGGWQQARRDTVTELLARHPGSWCPDQYHNPDIAGGYADLGAELVAQLGTVDILVCAVGTGGHSAGAFAELNRRCPTARLVGVDSVGSTIFGQPAATRLMRGLGSSIHPRNVDYPAFSEVHWVTPDLAVTACRRLARHRYTTGGWSVGAVCVVAGWLARTSPIGTRIAAVFCDGPARYADTVFNDDYCYTNNLIGQSMPDEPEYVTEPHEVTRWSRTTRITDPMSVEGSLTA, from the coding sequence GTGTCCATAGTTCACATCAACCCTGCCCTGAACCGCCCGTTGCCCGGCTCGTCGTGTCGCTCACCCGTCGAACTCGTCGGCAACACTCCGGTGCTGTGGGTGTCGGAACCGTTCGCCTCGGGTGAGCGAGGCTTCTGGGCCAAACTTGAGGGCAACAACCCGGGCGGCATCAAGGACCGCGCGGCACTCCACGTGGTCGCCGAGGCCCGCCGACGAGGCGAACTGGCACCGGACGCACCGATCATCGAGTCCACATCGGGCACCTTTGGTTTGGGACTGGCCTTGGCCGGCACCCAATTCGGACACCCGGTCACCGTGGTGACCGACCCGGGGCTGGAACCCATGATGCGCTCGATGCTGGCCGCCTACGGCGCCACCGTGATCGTGGTGCCCGAACCGCATCCGATCGGCGGCTGGCAACAGGCTCGCCGCGACACCGTCACCGAACTCCTCGCCCGGCACCCCGGATCGTGGTGCCCCGACCAGTACCACAACCCCGACATCGCCGGCGGATACGCCGACCTCGGCGCCGAACTGGTCGCCCAGTTGGGAACCGTGGACATCTTGGTGTGCGCCGTGGGTACCGGCGGCCACTCGGCGGGGGCGTTCGCCGAACTCAACCGGCGCTGCCCCACCGCTCGCCTGGTCGGCGTCGACTCGGTCGGCTCCACCATATTCGGGCAACCAGCCGCGACCCGATTGATGCGCGGGCTCGGATCGAGCATCCACCCGCGAAACGTCGACTACCCCGCGTTCAGCGAAGTCCACTGGGTCACCCCCGATCTGGCGGTCACCGCGTGCCGTCGCCTCGCCCGCCATCGGTACACCACCGGCGGTTGGAGTGTCGGCGCGGTCTGCGTGGTGGCAGGCTGGCTGGCGCGAACCTCACCGATCGGCACCCGGATCGCGGCCGTGTTCTGCGACGGCCCCGCCCGATACGCCGACACGGTGTTCAACGACGACTACTGCTACACGAACAACCTAATAGGACAGTCCATGCCAGACGAACCGGAGTATGTCACCGAACCCCATGAGGTCACCCGGTGGAGCCGCACCACCCGCATCACCGACCCCATGTCGGTCGAGGGGAGTCTGACCGCATGA
- the selB gene encoding selenocysteine-specific translation elongation factor — MRVIATAGHVDHGKSTLLTALTGRDPDRLAEEKRRGLTIDLGFVSMRLPDGEDLAFVDVPGHRRYFANTLAGIATAPAVLFVVAADEGWQPQSQEHLAAVDAFGIRRMVVAVTKSDLADPAPVITSTLERLARGGRTDVPAVGVSARSGAGVDRLRELLSDVTTASTEPSDVVRLWIDRVFTMAGSGTVVTGTLGAGTLRTGSQLELSGETVSVRGLHCLGVAVDQVEAPARVAVNLRRIDAREIRRGQALVTPNRWWRTDRIDVRIPTDATPPTEVLVHCGTAAVVARVRPLGDETARLSLSSPLELHNGDRLLLRDTGRGRLLPAVVLDVVAAPFHRRGDAALHAASLTDDRYQPLRSLRIVRHRDLVAMGESPSEDDRHGDWVIDPDHRRTLTDRLAELVDRHGRDHPLDPGMPVSRARQLLRLPDVDLVAAVAGTLHIQRGRLYPADRVGRIPEAVAAAASTFGDAVRARPFHSPTWPRLRELGLSPDLLSRTVSAGLVLRVGDVHLLPDAPQSAVTVLRGLPQPFTVAQAREALDTTRRVVIPLLEYLDDRGLTRLLPDHRRVVVDSDA; from the coding sequence GTGCGGGTCATCGCCACCGCCGGGCATGTCGACCACGGTAAGTCCACATTGCTGACCGCGTTGACCGGTCGGGATCCCGACCGGTTGGCCGAGGAGAAACGGCGCGGCCTGACGATCGATCTGGGGTTCGTGTCGATGCGGCTGCCTGACGGGGAGGATCTCGCGTTCGTTGACGTCCCCGGTCATCGAAGGTACTTCGCCAACACGTTGGCGGGCATCGCCACGGCGCCGGCGGTGCTGTTCGTGGTCGCCGCCGACGAGGGTTGGCAGCCGCAGTCGCAGGAGCACCTGGCCGCCGTCGACGCGTTCGGTATCCGACGGATGGTGGTGGCGGTGACCAAATCGGACCTGGCCGACCCGGCGCCGGTGATCACGTCGACGTTGGAACGGCTGGCGCGCGGCGGCCGCACCGACGTGCCCGCGGTGGGCGTCAGCGCGCGCTCCGGAGCAGGCGTGGATCGGTTGCGGGAACTGCTGTCCGACGTCACCACGGCCTCGACGGAACCATCCGATGTAGTTCGACTGTGGATCGACCGGGTGTTCACCATGGCGGGGTCGGGGACGGTGGTCACCGGCACATTGGGCGCGGGAACCCTGCGGACCGGGTCGCAGCTGGAGTTGTCGGGAGAAACGGTATCGGTTCGTGGCCTGCACTGCCTGGGAGTGGCGGTCGATCAGGTCGAGGCGCCAGCACGGGTGGCGGTGAACCTGCGGCGTATCGACGCCCGGGAGATTCGGCGTGGGCAGGCGTTGGTCACCCCGAATCGCTGGTGGCGCACCGATCGCATCGACGTGCGAATACCGACCGACGCGACGCCGCCCACCGAGGTATTGGTGCACTGTGGAACCGCGGCGGTGGTCGCGCGGGTTCGGCCGTTGGGCGACGAGACGGCGAGGCTGTCCCTGTCATCTCCCTTGGAGCTTCACAACGGTGATCGACTGTTGCTGCGGGACACCGGTCGCGGTCGATTGTTGCCGGCCGTGGTCCTGGACGTCGTTGCCGCCCCGTTTCACCGTCGCGGCGACGCGGCGCTGCACGCGGCCTCCCTGACCGACGACCGCTATCAACCGCTGAGATCCCTGCGCATCGTTCGGCACCGCGACCTGGTCGCGATGGGTGAGTCCCCGTCCGAAGACGACCGTCACGGCGACTGGGTGATCGACCCCGATCACCGTCGCACCCTCACCGATCGGTTGGCGGAGCTGGTGGACCGGCATGGTCGGGATCATCCGCTCGACCCGGGAATGCCGGTGAGCCGGGCGCGACAACTGCTGCGGCTGCCCGACGTCGACCTGGTCGCCGCCGTGGCGGGCACACTGCACATTCAGCGTGGCCGGCTGTATCCGGCCGATCGGGTCGGTCGGATACCCGAGGCGGTCGCGGCGGCGGCTTCGACGTTCGGTGACGCGGTGCGAGCCCGACCGTTCCACTCCCCGACCTGGCCGCGCCTGCGCGAGCTCGGGTTGAGCCCGGATCTGTTGTCGCGCACGGTGTCTGCTGGGTTGGTGCTGCGGGTGGGCGACGTCCATCTGCTCCCAGATGCTCCACAGTCGGCGGTGACGGTGCTGCGGGGACTGCCGCAACCGTTCACGGTGGCGCAGGCGCGCGAGGCGCTCGACACCACCCGACGTGTCGTCATCCCACTGTTGGAGTACCTCGACGACCGCGGACTGACCCGCCTACTGCCCGATCACCGCCGGGTGGTCGTCGATTCAGACGCGTAG
- a CDS encoding MauE/DoxX family redox-associated membrane protein, translating to MADFLGMWATIIAVGAAAIGVIVHVRSPRELPDALAAHAVLPTALVRPVATMVAIAEVGLAVTVVMASILGSNPVAVVALVALAVLFAGYAGYLHRVASTGRSVPCGCSLSREPVTGWTVVRAASFALAAAIGAAATPIATLPGDPASWTIVVPAAAATLILLWTLPAAMRQFDPRGARWTS from the coding sequence ATGGCCGATTTCCTCGGAATGTGGGCGACGATCATCGCCGTCGGTGCGGCGGCGATCGGTGTGATCGTTCACGTGCGATCGCCCCGCGAGTTGCCCGACGCGCTGGCCGCGCACGCCGTCCTGCCGACGGCGCTGGTGCGCCCGGTCGCGACGATGGTCGCCATCGCCGAGGTCGGCCTCGCCGTCACCGTGGTCATGGCGTCGATCCTCGGATCGAACCCGGTCGCAGTCGTCGCGTTGGTGGCATTGGCGGTGCTGTTCGCCGGATACGCCGGCTACCTGCACCGCGTCGCCTCCACTGGCCGATCCGTCCCGTGTGGATGTTCGCTGAGTCGAGAACCGGTGACCGGATGGACGGTCGTCCGCGCCGCGTCCTTCGCGCTCGCGGCGGCCATCGGTGCGGCGGCCACCCCGATCGCCACCCTCCCCGGTGATCCGGCCTCCTGGACGATCGTCGTCCCGGCCGCGGCCGCCACCCTCATACTATTGTGGACGCTTCCCGCGGCGATGCGTCAATTCGACCCCCGAGGTGCCCGATGGACTTCATGA
- a CDS encoding citryl-CoA lyase: protein MTYQSMGEASRDAIIVRGHDLTGDLIGGIGFTDMIMLELTGRLPDEAGRAVLDAVLVALTEHGLTPSAMVARLTDLGAPDAMQGAVAAGLLGAGDRFLGAIDGCARLLQEWPNGVDDSEHAATIVAATRAEHRRVPGLGHPTHTDGDPRTDVLYRVADTVGLDTTARDRFGLVQAAAQRATGRPLPINVDGAAAVLLTQVGLPWQACRGIALVARSAGLIGHLLDEQRQPTASAIWASAEKAVPYQPPDVPG, encoded by the coding sequence ATGACATACCAGAGCATGGGTGAGGCGTCTCGTGACGCGATCATCGTCCGGGGTCACGATCTGACGGGCGACCTGATCGGCGGCATCGGTTTCACCGACATGATCATGTTGGAGTTGACCGGACGGCTGCCGGATGAGGCGGGCCGGGCGGTACTGGACGCCGTCCTCGTCGCATTGACCGAGCACGGGCTAACCCCCAGCGCGATGGTGGCCCGTTTGACCGATCTGGGTGCCCCCGATGCAATGCAGGGCGCGGTGGCGGCGGGCCTGTTGGGCGCGGGTGACCGATTCCTCGGCGCGATCGACGGCTGCGCCCGGCTGCTTCAGGAATGGCCGAACGGTGTCGACGACTCCGAACACGCCGCCACGATCGTCGCGGCGACACGTGCCGAGCACCGACGCGTGCCCGGCCTGGGACATCCAACGCACACCGACGGTGACCCCCGCACCGACGTTCTCTACCGAGTCGCCGACACCGTCGGCCTGGACACCACCGCCAGAGACCGATTCGGGCTGGTGCAGGCGGCGGCGCAGCGGGCTACCGGCCGGCCCCTCCCCATAAACGTCGACGGTGCGGCGGCGGTGCTGTTGACTCAGGTGGGACTGCCCTGGCAGGCATGCCGGGGCATCGCGTTGGTGGCCCGCAGCGCCGGGCTGATCGGACATCTGTTGGACGAGCAGCGGCAACCCACCGCGTCCGCGATCTGGGCATCGGCCGAAAAGGCCGTACCGTACCAACCGCCTGACGTGCCAGGATGA
- the selD gene encoding selenide, water dikinase SelD — protein MIDPVIERPRLTRYARGGGCACKIPPGELEQLVAQVSNRVGPAVDPVAPLLVGLDGGGDDAAVVELDEQRALVTTADFFSPVVDDPYDWGRIAAANALSDVYAMGGRPLTAVNLLGWPRESLPMELAAEVLAGGASVAHSAGCHVAGGHSVDDAEPKYGMSVVGLVDPHRMLRADAAKPGLPLTLTKPLGIGVLNTMHKATGVVFAEAVDTMATLNRDASAAAVATGVRAATDVTGFGLLGHLHKLARASEVTAVIDRSAVPFLDDARAAAEDGHVSGGSRRNLEWVTPHVDFGGTGELDRLLLADAQTSGGLLVVGELPGYPIIGETTGFSGHSIIIR, from the coding sequence ATGATCGACCCCGTTATCGAGCGTCCCCGCCTGACCCGGTACGCCCGTGGTGGTGGTTGTGCCTGCAAGATTCCGCCGGGGGAGTTGGAGCAGCTGGTGGCGCAGGTGTCGAATCGTGTCGGGCCCGCCGTCGATCCGGTCGCGCCCCTGCTGGTCGGTCTCGACGGTGGAGGTGATGACGCGGCGGTCGTCGAGTTGGATGAGCAACGGGCGTTGGTGACCACCGCCGACTTCTTCTCCCCGGTGGTCGACGACCCCTACGACTGGGGTCGGATCGCCGCCGCGAACGCGCTGTCCGATGTGTACGCGATGGGTGGGCGTCCGTTGACGGCGGTGAACCTGCTGGGTTGGCCGCGTGAGTCGCTGCCGATGGAGTTGGCCGCCGAGGTGCTGGCCGGTGGGGCGTCAGTCGCCCACTCGGCCGGATGTCACGTGGCGGGTGGGCACAGCGTCGACGACGCCGAACCGAAGTACGGGATGTCGGTCGTGGGGTTGGTCGATCCGCATCGAATGCTGCGCGCCGATGCCGCAAAGCCCGGCCTGCCGTTGACGCTGACCAAGCCACTGGGCATCGGGGTGCTGAACACGATGCACAAGGCCACCGGGGTGGTGTTCGCCGAGGCCGTCGACACGATGGCGACGCTGAACCGTGACGCCTCGGCCGCCGCAGTGGCCACCGGAGTCCGTGCCGCGACCGATGTCACCGGATTCGGGTTGCTGGGGCACCTGCACAAGTTGGCCCGCGCCTCCGAGGTGACCGCGGTGATCGACCGGTCGGCGGTTCCGTTCCTCGACGACGCCCGGGCCGCCGCCGAGGACGGCCATGTCAGCGGTGGGTCGCGGCGCAACCTGGAGTGGGTCACACCGCACGTCGACTTCGGTGGGACCGGCGAGCTGGACCGGTTGCTGTTGGCCGATGCCCAGACCTCCGGTGGACTGCTGGTGGTGGGGGAGTTGCCGGGGTACCCCATCATCGGAGAGACCACCGGGTTCAGTGGGCATTCGATCATCATCCGATAA
- a CDS encoding MFS transporter, producing the protein MNTPEKPTQKSALRRVVAASIIGSTLEWYDFFLYATASALVLGPVFFPNSDPAVGTLLSFATFGVGFAARPIGSVIFGNIGDRYGRRPALVATLVLMGVSTAMIGLVPGYATIGIAAPILLVLLRLAQGMGAGAELAGATIFAAEYAPPHRRGLFGSIATIGTYSGTVLSSAIFALFSMMPEEAFLSWGWRIPFLLSVVVIIVGIYIRMRLEETPEFKEVERTAGTSKRPLADMFRYEWRSVLKVIGIVAGAFTATYAYQTYSLSYMKTELGITGTIGTLSVAVAAFIAMFVVPLMGSLSDRVGRRPILIAGCVISALFAFPFFLLINTGQDALIIAAMIGGIGIGVPTILGVQGVLLSELFSTSNRFTGFSVSRELGSIVFAGATPFVAASLVSAADGQSWPVSLYVIGACLITLITGIVMKEPAPAGAEAAPRETATPQR; encoded by the coding sequence ATGAACACACCCGAAAAACCGACCCAAAAAAGCGCGCTGCGACGTGTCGTCGCCGCCTCCATCATCGGCTCCACTCTGGAGTGGTACGACTTCTTCCTCTACGCGACCGCGTCGGCCCTGGTGCTCGGCCCGGTGTTCTTCCCCAACAGTGACCCGGCGGTGGGGACCCTGCTGTCGTTCGCGACGTTCGGGGTCGGATTCGCCGCCCGCCCCATCGGTTCGGTCATCTTCGGCAACATCGGCGACCGTTACGGCAGACGCCCCGCACTGGTGGCGACACTGGTGTTGATGGGCGTCAGCACCGCAATGATCGGCCTGGTGCCCGGATACGCGACGATAGGTATCGCCGCGCCGATCCTGCTGGTCCTCTTGCGACTGGCGCAGGGAATGGGCGCCGGTGCCGAACTGGCCGGTGCAACCATCTTCGCCGCCGAGTACGCGCCACCGCATCGCCGCGGCCTCTTCGGTTCGATCGCCACCATCGGAACCTATTCGGGAACGGTGTTGTCCTCGGCGATCTTCGCCCTGTTCTCGATGATGCCCGAAGAGGCGTTCCTGAGCTGGGGGTGGCGCATTCCGTTCCTGTTGAGCGTCGTCGTCATCATCGTCGGCATCTACATCCGAATGCGGCTTGAGGAGACACCGGAGTTCAAAGAGGTCGAACGCACCGCCGGAACCAGCAAGCGACCTCTGGCCGACATGTTCCGGTATGAGTGGCGCAGCGTGCTGAAGGTCATCGGAATCGTCGCGGGCGCCTTCACCGCCACGTACGCCTACCAGACGTACTCCCTGTCCTATATGAAAACCGAACTGGGCATCACCGGGACCATCGGCACGCTGTCGGTCGCGGTCGCGGCGTTCATCGCGATGTTCGTCGTCCCGTTGATGGGTTCACTGTCCGACCGGGTGGGGAGGCGGCCCATTCTCATCGCGGGCTGCGTGATCTCCGCACTGTTCGCGTTCCCCTTCTTCCTGCTGATCAACACCGGACAGGACGCGTTGATCATCGCGGCGATGATTGGCGGCATCGGAATCGGCGTACCGACGATTCTCGGAGTGCAGGGCGTACTACTCAGCGAGCTGTTCTCCACGAGCAACCGTTTCACCGGCTTCTCCGTCAGCCGCGAACTCGGATCCATCGTGTTCGCCGGAGCCACTCCCTTCGTCGCGGCGAGCCTGGTATCGGCAGCGGACGGCCAATCCTGGCCGGTCTCGTTGTACGTCATCGGCGCCTGCCTGATCACGCTGATCACCGGCATCGTCATGAAGGAACCCGCCCCCGCCGGCGCAGAAGCAGCGCCACGGGAAACGGCCACGCCACAGCGGTAA
- a CDS encoding peptidoglycan-binding domain-containing protein, with protein MTAVDRVPMLRGSGTAPKRRVPTARNGITYALPRRRLFQAATVAGFSVMSVFPAARAAYADGYDIYEGPCPSYAADHDCSPGCGPSTIFAASCETDGPYVGFHRNDGVTWTLRPNQCYSGTYDGWLWKYAGACGACACSVERRCHDGYRDTGSGWVRSICRWNTDCGCAGTVAWPTVREGDRDANVHSAQHLLVHTGADIEADGIFGPLTESAVRAFQRASNIPQTGTVNARTWAALVVVTRRGDRGEPVNAVQRQLNKHGHKLTVDGQFGPMSEEATRDFQRQNGLTVDGIVGQNTWRTLTGGAA; from the coding sequence ATGACCGCTGTGGACCGAGTCCCCATGCTGCGAGGATCAGGCACCGCGCCCAAGCGACGCGTCCCGACCGCGCGCAACGGAATCACCTACGCGTTGCCGCGCCGACGCCTGTTCCAGGCCGCGACGGTAGCCGGATTCTCCGTGATGAGCGTGTTCCCGGCCGCCCGGGCCGCCTACGCCGACGGCTACGACATCTACGAGGGCCCCTGCCCCTCCTACGCCGCCGACCACGACTGCTCGCCCGGCTGCGGCCCCAGCACGATCTTCGCCGCGTCCTGTGAGACCGACGGCCCCTACGTCGGATTCCACCGCAACGACGGCGTCACCTGGACGTTGCGCCCCAACCAGTGTTACTCCGGGACATACGACGGCTGGCTCTGGAAGTACGCCGGCGCCTGCGGTGCATGTGCGTGCAGTGTGGAGCGTCGCTGCCACGACGGATACCGCGACACCGGGTCCGGTTGGGTGCGTTCCATCTGCCGCTGGAACACCGACTGCGGCTGCGCCGGCACCGTCGCCTGGCCGACGGTGCGCGAAGGCGACCGCGACGCCAACGTGCACTCGGCTCAACACCTGCTCGTTCACACCGGCGCCGACATCGAGGCCGACGGCATCTTCGGGCCGCTGACCGAATCGGCGGTCCGGGCCTTCCAACGCGCCTCCAACATTCCGCAGACCGGAACCGTCAACGCCCGCACCTGGGCCGCCCTCGTGGTGGTCACCCGACGCGGCGACCGGGGAGAACCGGTCAACGCCGTACAACGCCAACTGAACAAGCACGGTCACAAGCTGACCGTCGACGGACAATTCGGACCGATGAGTGAGGAAGCGACCCGGGACTTCCAGCGGCAGAACGGATTGACCGTCGACGGGATCGTGGGACAGAACACCTGGCGAACCCTCACCGGCGGGGCCGCGTGA
- a CDS encoding AMP-binding protein — MAFRATDLPDRLDRDETLLLPLLLRRRAETDSQRVFLQNTDGGQLTYGQLDDRVRRWMSELVAAGVTPGDRVSTLLPPSFDAVAVWMATARLGAVEAPTNTALHGEFLAHVLRDCEPRCIVTTSRFVTTLDELGVEPTVIVADGEVPTNRTRFSVPSFQTVYDGTEAELSSHDVATMVYTSGTSGRSKGVVVPWAQEYATARWLMPLDGREGDIWYGPWAMYHVSGKVGLYSSALLDGKLVIRDGFSTSHFWSDIRRHGVTSTMIVASTVSFLSQQPASPTDREHTLRNVCASPMPSDPAGFAERFGVRLSTLFNMTETASPIVTGWDDFPSGSCGRLRPNVAARIVDEHGRDVDCGRTGELLVRSNVPHEIMAGYWRAPETTVESWRDLWFHTGDAVRCDAEGNYYFIDRLKDTIRRGGENISSVELEAAVNEHSLVKESAAVGIATPWDDRDVKLFIVPLPGFDAAELARDLDRRLPRYMRPSVISVIEALPKTHTARIRKDQLRLLNDEPVWVRPKRKANT; from the coding sequence ATGGCATTTCGCGCCACCGATCTACCCGATCGACTCGACCGTGACGAGACCCTCCTCCTGCCTCTGTTGCTCAGGCGACGGGCCGAAACCGACTCACAACGGGTCTTTCTACAGAACACCGACGGCGGTCAACTGACGTACGGTCAACTCGACGACCGGGTACGTCGCTGGATGTCCGAATTGGTCGCCGCCGGAGTAACACCGGGCGACCGGGTGTCAACCTTGCTGCCGCCGTCGTTCGACGCCGTCGCGGTGTGGATGGCGACGGCGCGGCTGGGTGCGGTGGAGGCACCGACCAACACCGCGCTTCATGGTGAGTTCCTCGCTCATGTACTGCGTGACTGCGAACCACGCTGCATCGTCACCACGAGCCGATTCGTCACCACTCTCGACGAATTGGGAGTCGAACCCACCGTCATCGTGGCCGACGGTGAAGTGCCGACCAACCGGACTCGGTTTTCCGTGCCGTCGTTTCAGACCGTTTACGACGGCACGGAAGCCGAACTGTCCTCTCACGACGTAGCCACAATGGTCTACACCTCCGGCACCAGTGGACGGTCCAAGGGTGTGGTCGTTCCGTGGGCGCAGGAGTACGCGACCGCCCGATGGCTCATGCCGCTCGACGGACGCGAAGGCGACATCTGGTACGGCCCCTGGGCGATGTACCACGTGTCCGGAAAGGTCGGGCTGTACAGTTCGGCGCTGTTGGACGGGAAACTGGTGATTCGCGACGGATTCAGTACCTCCCACTTCTGGTCCGACATCCGCCGACACGGCGTCACCTCGACGATGATCGTCGCGTCGACGGTGTCGTTCCTGAGCCAACAACCCGCCTCCCCCACCGACCGAGAACACACCTTGCGCAACGTGTGTGCTTCACCGATGCCCAGCGACCCGGCCGGCTTCGCCGAACGGTTCGGAGTGCGACTGTCGACCCTGTTCAACATGACCGAGACCGCCTCCCCGATCGTCACCGGTTGGGACGACTTCCCGTCGGGTTCATGCGGTCGGCTACGTCCCAACGTGGCGGCCCGAATCGTCGACGAACACGGCCGCGACGTCGATTGCGGCCGAACCGGTGAACTGCTGGTTCGGTCGAACGTTCCACACGAGATCATGGCCGGCTACTGGCGAGCACCCGAAACCACCGTCGAATCCTGGCGTGACCTGTGGTTTCACACCGGAGACGCGGTAAGGTGCGACGCCGAGGGCAACTACTACTTCATCGACCGTCTCAAAGACACGATCCGGCGCGGCGGTGAGAACATCTCATCCGTGGAACTGGAGGCCGCCGTCAACGAACACTCACTGGTGAAGGAGTCGGCCGCCGTGGGTATCGCAACCCCGTGGGACGACCGGGACGTGAAGCTGTTCATCGTTCCGCTGCCGGGTTTCGACGCCGCCGAACTGGCCCGCGACCTGGATCGGCGGTTGCCGCGATACATGCGACCCAGCGTCATCTCGGTGATCGAGGCCCTTCCGAAAACCCACACCGCGCGAATCAGAAAAGACCAGCTGAGGCTCCTGAACGACGAGCCGGTGTGGGTGCGCCCCAAGCGAAAGGCGAACACATGA